The Vibrio navarrensis genome has a segment encoding these proteins:
- a CDS encoding putative manganese transporter, with the protein MEMTKSVQSWTNPFYLSQFHFAYKRLLLPVFLVALLVTPSTQALTVAALSDSFWAVSCYVALTLVIYHYLALVVKKDNALTRLYHYSRNYQVLFAALLGALPGCGGAIVVTTQFVSGRIGFGAIVAVLTATMGDAAFLLLASEPITGLGVVALGVVVGTLSGLTVNYFHADDFLRPNKPEKAVCDVSCQKMSADLTQVQQHAINLQGTFWQWMIVPGAVVALLGSFQVDINQWLGLGEERIQWLGALLAIVCMLLWALTKELQDYQSTVAEDDKKAGSHPMQKAAQDTNFVSAWVIMAFLAFEMFNHFSGINLTESLAGWGLWMPLVGLAVGMLPGCGPQILVTSLYLSGAVPLSAQLANAISNDGDALFPAIAMAPKAALIATIYSSIPAFLVGYGYLFLFE; encoded by the coding sequence ATGGAGATGACGAAATCTGTACAATCATGGACAAATCCATTTTATCTCTCGCAGTTTCACTTTGCGTACAAACGTCTGTTGTTACCGGTATTCCTGGTCGCTTTACTGGTGACGCCAAGTACGCAAGCCCTGACCGTTGCCGCCTTGTCTGACTCATTTTGGGCGGTCTCTTGTTATGTCGCGCTCACCTTAGTGATTTATCATTACTTGGCGCTTGTGGTGAAAAAAGATAACGCCCTAACCCGTTTGTACCATTATTCTCGCAATTATCAGGTATTGTTTGCCGCCCTGTTAGGCGCGCTACCCGGCTGTGGCGGTGCGATTGTCGTCACCACTCAGTTTGTCAGCGGGCGAATTGGCTTTGGCGCTATTGTTGCAGTATTGACCGCCACTATGGGCGATGCGGCGTTTCTTTTACTGGCTAGTGAGCCCATCACTGGGCTGGGTGTGGTCGCTCTCGGTGTGGTAGTGGGTACGCTTTCGGGCCTGACGGTGAACTACTTTCATGCCGATGATTTTCTGCGTCCAAACAAACCTGAAAAGGCCGTGTGTGATGTGTCGTGCCAAAAAATGTCTGCCGATCTTACCCAGGTGCAGCAACACGCGATTAATCTGCAAGGCACGTTCTGGCAATGGATGATTGTCCCTGGTGCTGTCGTTGCCCTGCTTGGCTCATTTCAAGTCGATATCAATCAGTGGTTGGGCCTTGGTGAAGAGCGCATTCAATGGCTGGGTGCTCTGTTAGCCATAGTTTGTATGTTGCTTTGGGCGCTCACCAAAGAGTTACAGGATTACCAGTCGACGGTGGCAGAAGATGACAAAAAGGCGGGCTCACACCCAATGCAAAAAGCGGCGCAAGACACCAATTTCGTCAGCGCTTGGGTGATCATGGCTTTTCTCGCCTTTGAGATGTTCAACCATTTCTCCGGTATCAATCTCACCGAATCACTGGCAGGCTGGGGGTTATGGATGCCGCTAGTCGGCTTAGCGGTTGGTATGCTGCCCGGATGCGGTCCGCAGATTTTGGTCACAAGTTTGTACCTCTCTGGCGCAGTTCCTCTGTCTGCACAGTTGGCAAATGCCATCTCGAATGACGGCGATGCGCTCTTCCCTGCGATTGCGATGGCACCCAAAGCCGCCTTGATTGCGACGATTTACTCGTCCATCCCCGCATTTTTGGTCGGATATGGCTATCTGTTTCTGTTTGAGTAA